The nucleotide sequence ACTATTACTTCTCATCCCTTCCTTAGCAACAAATCAGGCAAGAGCCTGAGTTCCAGTTCCTGGCTTCAAAGATGATAGAGGACTGTGGTATAAGCCATAGTTTTCAGATTATCTGAGAAGGGCTTTTTAAAATGGATAATGGGGCACCTGATGACTCAGTCAGCTAAGGGTttggttatgatcccagggtcctgggatggagccccacatggggctccctgctcaatgggaagtctgcttctccctctctgctcctcccctcacctccccagctcatgctctctcttgatATCTctatctcacaaataaataaataaataaataaaatcttaaaggtgaataaaaattagaaataaaatggataatgGGGATAGGGcgtgccaggctggctcagttgtagagcatgcaattcttgatctcagggtcgagggctcaagctccatgctggggctTTATTAACAATAAAATGGATAATGAGGGGACAAAACTTATTTTCCTTGTTGTTGGTAGAATAACCTCTATTGCTGACTCTCTAAATTGTATGCTGTGGGCaataagagaaagaggcagaaggtgGGAAGATTTCTCATAGATCCTTGGTAATCAAGTCTGTATCTGTGATAGAATAAGGCAGGGAATGAGAGGTCAGAAAAAGGGAGGAGAGTTAAGCAGGGAGCCTCCAAAAGGAGTtctaaatatatgatatatttagggatccctgggtggcgcagcggtttggcgcctgcctttggcccagggcgcgatcctggagacccgggatcgaatcccacgtcgggctcttggtgcatggagcctgcctctccctctgcctgtgtctctgcctctctctctctctctctctatgtgactatcataaataaataaaattaaaaaaaaatattaaaaaaaaaaaaataaatatatgatatatttaataCTGATCCAactcagactttttaaaatacaagacagtggggcacctgggtggctcggctggttaagcgtctgcctccagctcaggtcctgatcctacagtcctgggatcaagccccacaaggggctccctgctcagtggggagtctgcttctccctctcccactccgtgctatgctctctctctctcatgctctcaaataaataaaatctttttaaaaaaatcatccacttaaaaaataaaattaaaaaaataaaatacaagacagTAATGGAGAGGAAAGGCAGCATCTGAAAAAGGAGACTCTGCCCTCACTTCAGGATTCAGGACAAATTATCCATGAGGCTGTGTCTGGAGAATTGGGCCAGAGGGCGGTTCCAAGCCTTTGGAGTAACGGCTCTGGGCCAGAGAGTGTATAGGGCTCTGTGCCAGAAAGCTCTGTTGACAAAGCTGACCCTTTGGCAGCTTCGGCTGGGAGTCTGGAATGTGGGTGAGAGGTGAGGAGTGGTGAAAGGGCCTAGGGCGGTCCCCTGGGTGCAGTCTGTCTTCCAGCCTCAGCTTGAAGGATAGttatcttctttcctcctcctccccaccccgccgCACCCCTCTCACCCCTTTACCTTTCCACATGAGCATAGAGACCTTGGTCCTCCTGTATAAAGTAGATCCCAGAGCTAAGCATGGCATTCAAACATCTGTTGTTGGATAAATTCTCAGGGAACAATATTCAGTTGTGAATGTACTGGCCTGTACATCTATTAGGAATGTCTTTGGTTTTTAGAACCCCTCATGAATGCGGAGGCTCGGAGTGGGGAGGTAGTTAGAAACGAGAAAGATGCACAAGGAAGGATGTACCATTAAGGTTTTCACAAATTCCAGAAGGGGTGGTTATTATCCAAACTCATCACCCACCCTAAATTAGAGGACAAAAGTACCAAGATGGACACCACCATAACATGCCACCACAGATTTGAGGCCAACTTCTCCAGACAGAAGCCAAAGCACCATCTGAGAGTTAATACAGAAGACCCTCTCCTGGATGAGATCATCCCAGAGGTCTCTTTCAACGCAGATGTTCCGATCTAAAGCTTTCTTGATCATCTTCCTCAGCTTGGGTCCTCCAGGCGAGAGCTTATTTTTCCTGGAGCTCTCTCTACCAACTGTGTATACTCTGATCATCTCTGGATCGCCCTTCTTCATTCCCAGAATATATTCACAGATACAAGAGTGTCTTTTGTCTAGAAATTTATTAGACATAATTAACCTTTGATAGTAGAGGATCTGGACAAAGTAATATTTAATTGCTTAAAACGTTTTATTTGCCCTGACCTAGCAGCTTTCATTCCTCTTAAAATTCCCCAAGTGTTTTCTCAAATCTCGTTATCTTGActaatcactttaaaaataagagagccAAGGACCTGAGTCTACTTCTTAAGAATCTCATTCACATTTACGGGAAATTTATTTAGTGgcatttctcttctcatttccctTCAGGTAAGTGAAATGGCTTTACTGATAGGACTGACATTGGCTTCCTACCTGACAGCATCCTATTTTTCTATATCACCGCCCTCCAATCGGAGGATCTGCAATCACAAATaagaactcaacacccaagatGGGAAGGAGGACCATGAATAAACGGTCTTCTCAGTAGCCCCTAATTGCTCTTTCCACTCCCCCAACCACCCCACACATATGAAGCCTGATTTATCACAGAAAATTGTGATGCTCCTCCATTCAGAGTATTCATGAAATTTCTTAACTGCATGAATTTTGATGAAAATTAATGTACAAGTACCCAAACTGTTATatggctttaaataaaaaatctagttGATAAATCTagatagttttttttatataaaccaCTAACAAAGTTCTAAAAAAAGGCTTTTCACACAGGATTCTGGAGTCTCACACTTCCACTCAATCAGGAAGGCAACAAACTATTTTGGAAAGAACACTGGATTGGGAGTGAGAGGAATGAGGTGCTGGCctgttttttttaacctgttttgTCCATCTGTCACAGGCTACCCACAAGCACCTGTTGTAACCTCCCATATTACAGGTACTCTAGTCCTTTCCATGTGCTTCTGATTTCTGCTTACTCACTGTACTACCCAGTCATCATTTACACCATGAAGGGACCTGATGCATTTCTGATTCTACTTCCGGACAAAGAAATCACAGGATAAAAGGACGTAAGCCTAGCTCTCCTGTGTCTTGGCATGGGCCTCTAtggagaagtggggggggggtggggaggcaagaGCTGGGGTTGGTATCTGGTCAGAGGAATGAGAGGCCTCTACTAGGTCTGAAAGAGGGCTGGGTATCAGACCTACAGTAGTGAGGCACACAACCAAAAGGTCACTGTATATTAATGTTCAATTGTTTGGGCCTTTTTCAATTTTCACCTACTCAGCAAATAGTAAGCTCCCACTATGAGCATATCAGATGCTCGATTAAGtattagatgaaaagaaaatactcagAAATGCAGAAGTCACTCCATCTctctaaaaaacacaaattttcagGCACTCCTGTTCTCCATTCTTGGCCCCACCTCTGCTCACATCGCTGGTCATGAAATGCTCCCATGAACGAGTCTCTATGCTCAGTATAGCATGGTCTGTGGCTCACAAAAATGTCCATCCTAAGGATGCTGTCTCTTCAGTCTGAAACCACTTCAGTGCATCTTCAGCCTCATCTGAGGATATGCCACAATGATGATGCCTGCTATGGAAGACACAAGACCTCCAAGTCCAATAAGGCCAGGATTGGACTTATAGATCCCCAACTGGTCCAAGGGGTTCAAGATATCACAGAAGTTCTTCACTGTGTCCAGGAACAAGGGAGGATGCTTCTTCAGAGAGCGGaataagagaaggagaaaggactGGAGCCACTCTGTTTCCTCATCGGCCACGTTGTACTCAAGAGGATCCTGAGACAGTGACTTCTCCCTCTTTGCTCTGTTGTGTGCAATCTTTTCCATCTGCAGGGAAATTTCATACAGATCCCTGGCCAGGCTCAGCAGGAGAGAATAGTAGTAATGGCGGGCCGCCCACATTCGCCATTTCTCTTTGTTAATGCCAGAGGCAAGCCCTACGCTCCTCACCCAGAGGATGGTATCACAGATGAAATAAATCACACGGTTCACGTTGGCTAACGTTAGGCATACACGGGGCACCAGGTCAGTGGCATGAATGCTCTGCTGAGTCGCCTGCACAGCATGTACTACATTGCCTAGTCTGAACCCTGCAAGAAGAACCCACAacagttaacaaatatttagttaCTATGGGATATGAAGGCAGGATCCCTATATCAGGATGAGAGACCAGTGCTGGTGTTCTGACAACTAACTGTCATTTGAGGCTCAGTCTTCACTCAGGAATAAGGAAGGACTTTACAGCATATTAAGGACACCCAAAATGATCCTGGAAGGCATAAAACACAGCAACTCTTTAAATTTATCACTTCTATTCAAGTGAATACCTTAACACTGGCTTACAACATCCTTCAGGCAAGGTCAATCATGAGTGTGGATTGTGACATTTTACTATTATCAGCTTATCAGCTCTACATCTTTAGAAGTAGTACTATGATAACATGAAGTCTAGATGCAACTTTATTtacttccttgtttatttttgcacatATTAAGGTTTGATTCACTGTGGCCATTCCTCCCGACCCAGATGCCAATATCCTTTTGGAGAGTCCGATACCTTAGATTTTATTGACTTTCCAGACAAAagactgcttttttgtttgtttttttgtttttaaataaaacaccaTTATCATTTTGCCATCTCTGTGTCCCAAAGCCCCTTCAGCTCCGTAGAGATGGTAGGATTTAGAGGATAGGAAAACTATTAATATTGTCATATGTGACTCCTAGTTGAATTCAATCAACCACTATAAGGCATAGCCATATCTGAGCATGTAATTCAATTAATCGGGGATGtattaatcaacaaatatttactgagtgtctactcAAAATGAGTTATAGTCCTAAACATTATGGAGAATACAAAAGAAGTATTTTCCATTAAGGACCATATTTTTGACTCAGCAAACACTTAATATCCTCAATAGACTTATAATCTCAAGAGAATGTCTCGTATTATatcaaaaataacacaaaacagaGTATGTAATGAATAATCCTGGGTTCCAGTTCGGACTCTTGCATCAAAATGGCTGAATGACCCTGGGTAATTCCTTCCTCAACTTCAGAGACTAGTAACCTCTAAAGGACCTGTGAGTTCTAACATACTAAAGAATCTGAGAACTTCTAATCCTATCCTTCAAAGCCATCCCCCAAAGCTCACCCTACCCCCAACATGCCTCCACTTGAAAATTTAAGTCTCCTGGGCactccggtggctcagcagtttagcgctgccttcagcccagggcctgatcctggaggccagggatggagtcccacgtcgggctccctgaatggagcctgcttctccctctgcctatgtctctgcctctctctctctgtctctcatgaataaataaataaaatcttttcaaaaaaaaaaaaagaaaatttaagtctTCTGTCAAACTAGTTTCCTCATTGATCGTCCAATACAATGGTCTGCTCATAACAGTTCTGAGCTTTCACGGAGGAAATCATCCTTCAGAAAGGCTCTCCTTCCCTTATTCTCTAGCTACAGCTCAAGTTCCACTTCCTCCTAaacctttctttccctctatcCTAGCTAATATATTTGGCACTAAATCTTATTATTTACACCATGTAATCTTATTTGTCTCATAAAGCTCAGCACCATACCTAAGGTAGGTATGCAAAAATAATTGTTCAACATCTAATTTCTATATTCCACTCTAACATCTCCACCTTCCTGCTGTGACAACATCTGATTCTTACCAAACAACTAAGATTTGGGTATGAAATTGTTATTAGAAGTACGAGGTTTTCCCGGTATGCTTTattattaaattgaattaataGAGTGTAAAACACTAACTTCATTTTTGCCTTGAACATGAAACCACCCCACAAACAGGCTGAGAACCACCCCATTGATTTTCTCTAGCAATCCctcaagagaaggagaaaaggtaaGCTATTCTGctcttctagaaaatacaaaggcCTTCCAGGAGCCAGAAGCTCATGTTAGGGACTGCCAAAATGTTGTACAATTCTAAGAATGAAAGACGAGCAAAATGCCATATGTCCACTGGTTATAATTAAGCAAAAAGATACGGTACAGCACCAAGTGTGCACATAGGAGGGTGTTTGCAAATGGTCGGTAGCAAAACATCCAATTTTCTGGGCCTGTCATTTCATGAGGGCAGCCTTACTGGTCAACTTCATCAAAAAACATGATGGATTAGAAATCAATGATCTAGAAAGCATTTTGTGAATTACAGGGTCTGATGATTTGAAACCAGGAGCCACTGTCCCTCAAGAGACCAGGTACTTACATTTACGGCCAGTGCTCACACTGGACTCCAGTTTCTTGAGCTTCATTACCACCTTCTCTTTGCCAGCTTTAGGCTCTAACAAATATCTAAGCAACATGCATGTGTACTGAGTGgctctgaaatggaaaaaaaaaatgaggagaatgatttacaaaccaaacaaaatttgATTCATGCAGTAAGGAAAGCAGAAAAGTGTGTTGCTAAAAGCAAAATTTCCAAGACAATTTCTCATGGAAGTGGCTCTTACAAGAGCATAATTTTGCAACAGTCACTCCAAGGGCCAAAGGGTAGAACATGTGATGGAAATATGACACAAAGGTAATGCAACAGAACTCTGCAGGAATAGTGAACAGCCCCTAAAGAGGCCTGTTGCTGGCACAGAGAAATGGGTAGTCAAAGCAGTAAAATGTACAAATATCTCCTTCATGGTAAGTTTCCAGTGATCCATATTCCTTATTTTCTCCTATATAGAAtgatttttcagatttctaaaaTGAACTTTTTACCTACTACCAACTACTGATATGATTGGACATACACTCAGACCAGAACCAAATGAAAAGTTTAGTTGGCACATTGCttaattttttgtaaaaagatCAAATACATGCCaacataaatacatatagatgtgtttttatatttgtctttcaaTATTAAGCAGgagcctgtatttttttttaatttttatttatttatgatagtcacacagagagagagagaggcagagacacaggcagagggagaagcaggctccatgcaccgggagcccaacgtgggattcgatcccgggtctccaggatcgcgccccgggccaaaggcaggcgccaaaccgctgtgccacccagggatcccgagcctgtatttatataaaaccctaactagttttgttttgttttttttccctaaaaatactaaatattcagTAAAGTGATTTTTGCTAGGACTATAAATAACAATCCTTACTAAAAGCATTAACACATGAGAAATTTTATATCACAGAATCAAACATCTAAACACATTAATATTTAACAAAGTGGGTGCCTGTTTCCCACAGTCCTGTAACTGCACTGGAACCACTGTCAGCTACCAATATTATGCTCAATAAAATGTGgcacattttccaaaatggtgAACTTGGTACTGGAGGTGAACTAAAAAgaatcaatctctctctttctctctctctcttttaaagtagcttcatgaaaaaaaaaaaaaaataaagtagcttcATGGCCATAGGGCTCAAGCTGGTCACACCAATAAGTCCCCCTTTTTCAGATTTGGTGTAATAACAGGAATGTGTCCCAAACCAAGGTATTATTTTATGAATGCCAGTTAGTTTACGGGAGCTATAGATCACCATGGGTGTTGGGAAATAAATACTAGAGATCTCAGATCTTACTGAAAAGTATATCATAAACAATTTGTTTATTAACCAACCTCACTGATAAACCTTGCAGGGTACATTCCAAGAGCAGTGCATTAGAAGGCTTCT is from Canis lupus familiaris isolate Mischka breed German Shepherd chromosome 3, alternate assembly UU_Cfam_GSD_1.0, whole genome shotgun sequence and encodes:
- the PEX11A gene encoding peroxisomal membrane protein 11A isoform X1; translated protein: MDAFTRFTNQTQGRDRLFRATQYTCMLLRYLLEPKAGKEKVVMKLKKLESSVSTGRKWFRLGNVVHAVQATQQSIHATDLVPRVCLTLANVNRVIYFICDTILWVRSVGLASGINKEKWRMWAARHYYYSLLLSLARDLYEISLQMEKIAHNRAKREKSLSQDPLEYNVADEETEWLQSFLLLLFRSLKKHPPLFLDTVKNFCDILNPLDQLGIYKSNPGLIGLGGLVSSIAGIIIVAYPQMRLKMH
- the PEX11A gene encoding peroxisomal membrane protein 11A isoform X2 encodes the protein MWAARHYYYSLLLSLARDLYEISLQMEKIAHNRAKREKSLSQDPLEYNVADEETEWLQSFLLLLFRSLKKHPPLFLDTVKNFCDILNPLDQLGIYKSNPGLIGLGGLVSSIAGIIIVAYPQMRLKMH